In Endozoicomonas sp. GU-1, one DNA window encodes the following:
- a CDS encoding CaiB/BaiF CoA transferase family protein: protein MDHTSETEYKPGPLDGVTVLDFSRVLSGPYCTMILADLGARVIKIERFGTGDDTRAFGPFIENDSAYFMCFNRGKESISLDIKSPRDRELLERLLDTSDVVVENFRPGVMERLGYGPERLAKTHPHIVYASISGFGHSGPFSELPGYDMVVQAMGGVMGLTGWPGAEPARVGTSFGDLGAGLFGVIGILASLYSRNRDAQGARVDIGMLDCQAALLETALARYDVEGVVPTRTGDNHPSLAPFETFMAEDGKFVICAGNDTLFLLMADALGSPHLALKPEFLTNDLRVQNRVQLVQDIEAITKTKPMQHWIDALNEEGVPCAPINTIDKLFDHPQLLARDMIIKVQGEHDRPVRTAGNPIKLSNMTEFDPEKPIKAPMLNQHREAILDELMASHGAYDVVKGQNNDHHADLHEFYEAAAPATN, encoded by the coding sequence ATGGATCACACAAGCGAAACAGAATACAAGCCAGGCCCGTTGGACGGCGTCACGGTATTAGACTTCTCCCGCGTACTTTCCGGACCTTATTGCACAATGATTCTGGCGGATCTTGGGGCAAGGGTAATCAAGATTGAGCGTTTTGGAACAGGCGACGACACACGTGCGTTTGGTCCTTTCATTGAAAACGATTCAGCCTATTTCATGTGCTTCAACCGAGGCAAAGAGAGCATCTCTCTCGATATTAAATCACCACGCGACCGGGAACTGCTGGAACGACTTCTGGACACCAGCGATGTTGTTGTTGAAAATTTCCGCCCCGGTGTTATGGAACGACTTGGCTACGGCCCTGAGCGCCTGGCCAAAACCCATCCACATATTGTTTATGCCTCTATCTCAGGCTTTGGACACAGCGGCCCGTTCAGTGAACTGCCAGGCTACGACATGGTGGTACAGGCAATGGGCGGAGTAATGGGTTTGACCGGCTGGCCCGGTGCAGAGCCTGCCCGTGTTGGCACCAGCTTTGGTGACCTGGGTGCAGGCCTGTTCGGTGTTATAGGTATTTTGGCTTCACTTTACAGCCGCAACCGTGACGCCCAGGGCGCACGCGTCGACATCGGCATGCTCGACTGTCAGGCCGCATTGCTGGAGACCGCTCTGGCGCGTTACGACGTTGAAGGCGTTGTACCCACCCGAACCGGTGACAACCATCCATCGCTGGCACCTTTTGAGACCTTTATGGCCGAGGACGGTAAGTTTGTCATCTGTGCAGGTAATGACACACTCTTCCTGCTGATGGCCGACGCTCTGGGGTCACCCCATCTGGCACTGAAACCAGAGTTTCTGACCAATGACCTGCGGGTTCAAAACCGTGTTCAATTGGTCCAGGACATAGAAGCGATCACCAAAACCAAACCAATGCAGCATTGGATCGACGCCCTCAACGAAGAGGGAGTTCCCTGTGCACCGATCAATACCATTGACAAGTTGTTCGACCATCCTCAGCTACTGGCCCGTGACATGATCATCAAAGTTCAAGGAGAACACGATCGGCCGGTTCGTACTGCAGGCAACCCAATTAAATTGAGCAACATGACCGAATTTGATCCTGAAAAGCCAATCAAGGCACCCATGCTGAATCAGCATCGTGAAGCGATTCTTGATGAGCTAATGGCCAGCCACGGAGCCTATGACGTTGTTAAAGGTCAAAATAATGACCACCACGCTGATCTGCATGAGTTTTACGAAGCTGCCGCTCCAGCCACTAACTAA
- a CDS encoding L-lactate MFS transporter: MNRGWIVVTAGLTINLMFGSLYTWSIFSENFIQTQGWTASQASTPYATAIAAFALIMLVGGKLQDRLGPRIVITIAALCTAAGLFLCSAMPTKMGVILGFGVLNGAGIGLGYSATSPAAVKWFKPEQKGLIVGLVVTGFGLAPLYAAPLAKYLIAEYGLFASFNILAVFFGGMIVAGAQFMSVPETAPNIADKKAKEIPVVAGGSETGEYNWKQMIKTPQFAMLWLMFLAGSMTGLMIIGHIGNIANLQLTGTFNITLLVQAFSVANALGRPGAGLMSDKIGRARTMSILYMLQGAVLLVFGRFDTFGMILMGSTVITFTYGAALAVFPSAAGDFFGTRNMGFNYAILFTAWGVAGMAGPKLAGYLVDTTGGYKSTFMICAGVSFAAAAIGLMVKPPKKMANVVKAEAV, from the coding sequence ATGAATCGTGGCTGGATCGTAGTGACGGCTGGCCTGACTATCAACTTAATGTTTGGCAGTCTTTACACGTGGAGTATCTTCTCGGAGAATTTTATTCAAACTCAGGGCTGGACCGCTTCTCAGGCATCCACGCCCTACGCAACGGCAATTGCCGCGTTTGCGCTAATCATGCTGGTAGGTGGTAAGCTGCAGGATCGCCTGGGGCCGCGCATTGTGATCACCATCGCAGCTCTGTGTACTGCGGCAGGTCTGTTCCTGTGTAGTGCCATGCCGACCAAAATGGGCGTTATTCTGGGTTTTGGTGTTCTGAACGGTGCAGGCATCGGTCTGGGCTATTCCGCAACGTCTCCGGCAGCGGTGAAATGGTTTAAGCCGGAGCAAAAAGGTTTAATTGTCGGTCTGGTTGTCACCGGCTTTGGTTTGGCACCGTTGTATGCGGCTCCGTTGGCCAAATACCTGATCGCAGAATACGGTCTGTTTGCCAGCTTTAATATACTGGCTGTGTTCTTCGGCGGTATGATCGTTGCCGGTGCTCAGTTCATGAGTGTTCCGGAAACAGCACCGAACATTGCTGATAAAAAGGCGAAAGAGATCCCGGTGGTTGCTGGTGGCTCGGAAACCGGTGAGTACAACTGGAAGCAGATGATCAAGACGCCACAGTTTGCTATGTTGTGGCTGATGTTCCTGGCGGGTTCCATGACCGGTCTGATGATCATTGGTCATATTGGTAACATTGCCAACCTGCAACTGACCGGTACGTTTAACATTACCCTGCTGGTTCAGGCGTTTTCTGTCGCCAATGCTCTGGGCCGCCCGGGTGCAGGCTTAATGTCTGACAAGATCGGTCGCGCACGCACTATGAGCATTCTATACATGTTGCAAGGTGCTGTGCTGTTGGTGTTCGGTCGTTTTGATACCTTTGGCATGATCCTGATGGGGTCAACGGTTATCACCTTCACCTATGGTGCAGCGCTGGCGGTATTTCCGTCTGCTGCGGGAGACTTCTTCGGTACCAGGAACATGGGTTTTAACTACGCTATCCTGTTCACTGCGTGGGGGGTTGCTGGCATGGCGGGCCCGAAACTGGCAGGTTATCTGGTGGACACCACTGGCGGTTATAAGAGTACCTTTATGATTTGCGCCGGAGTAAGTTTTGCAGCGGCTGCCATTGGTCTTATGGTCAAACCACCGAAAAAAATGGCTAATGTTGTGAAAGCGGAAGCTGTTTAG